From the Acidimicrobiales bacterium genome, the window CGCGCAGCCGGGAGAGGTCGACGCGACAGCGGTCTGACACCTCGAGCAGATAGGCGTCGCGCACGAGCGGATCGGGGTGTTCGGTGATCACGTCGAGCGCGGCCTCGGCGGTGCGGGCCCGACCCTCGACCGTCGACATGTCGCCGGCGGACAACACCCGTTCGAGACGGAAACTCAGGAACGGGATGGCCTCGTCGACCGCTCGCTGCAGCTCTGCAGGATCTTCGCGTGCGAGATCGGCGGGATCGACACCGGCAGGCAGGTCGGCGACGCGCACCTCGAGCTCGTGCTCACGCTCCCATTCGTAGACCCGGGCCGCGGCGGCCAGGCCGGCCGCGTCGGCGTCGAACGCCAGCACCAGGCGACTGGCCGAGAACCGCTTGAGCAGCTTCACGTGGTCCTCGGTCATCGCGGTGCCACACGTGGCCACGGCCCGGGGGATGCCGGCATCGGCGAAGCCGATCACGTCGGTGTAGCCCTCGCAGATGATGGCCTCGCCGGCCTTGACGATGCCCTCACGATGGGTGTGGAGCCCGTAGAGCACCCGGCTCTTGTCGTAGACAAGCGACTCGGTGGTGGTGTTCTTGTACTTGGAACCCTCGTGACCTGGGAGTATGCGCCCACCGAATCCGACCGCATCGCCGCGCTCGTCCTGGATCGGAAACATCACCCGGGCCCGGAACGCGTCTTGTTGGCGGCCGGCCTTGTTGACGAACCCCAGGCCGCTGTCGCGCAGATCGTCGGCGCTGAGCCGCAGATGACGGGCGAGCTGATCCCAGGCGTCGGGCGCCCATCCGATCCGGTAACGCCGTACCACCTCGCCGTCGTAACCACGAGAGCGAAGGTAGCTGCGGGCCTCGCCCGCTTCGGGAGAGGTCAACAGCCGGTCGTGGTAGAAGGCGACGGCCTTCTCGACCGCATCCAGCAGGCCCCGCTTGCGGGCCCGCTGGGAACCTTCGTCCTTGCTCGTGTAGCGCAGCTCGATGCCGTAGCGGGACGCGAGCGATTCGACCGCGCCGGCGAAATCGAGATTGTCCATCTCCTGCACGAACGAGATGGCATCGCCGCTGCGCTGACAGCCGAAGCAGTAGTAGACACCCTTCTCGGGGCTGACCGACAACGACGGGGTGCGTTCGCCGTGCATCGGGCATCGGGCCATCCACTGGCGCCCGGATCGCTTGATCTCGGTGTGTTCGCCGATGAGCGCGACCAGGTCGGCCGAGGACCTGACCTTCGC encodes:
- the dnaG gene encoding DNA primase; its protein translation is MGIHDDDIAKVRSSADLVALIGEHTEIKRSGRQWMARCPMHGERTPSLSVSPEKGVYYCFGCQRSGDAISFVQEMDNLDFAGAVESLASRYGIELRYTSKDEGSQRARKRGLLDAVEKAVAFYHDRLLTSPEAGEARSYLRSRGYDGEVVRRYRIGWAPDAWDQLARHLRLSADDLRDSGLGFVNKAGRQQDAFRARVMFPIQDERGDAVGFGGRILPGHEGSKYKNTTTESLVYDKSRVLYGLHTHREGIVKAGEAIICEGYTDVIGFADAGIPRAVATCGTAMTEDHVKLLKRFSASRLVLAFDADAAGLAAAARVYEWEREHELEVRVADLPAGVDPADLAREDPAELQRAVDEAIPFLSFRLERVLSAGDMSTVEGRARTAEAALDVITEHPDPLVRDAYLLEVSDRCRVDLSRLRELASAPRQRAVERETVPPRRREEPARDEPRAVPNQPDDYYADDPGMLPADVLIEAESGSTAAEDEALRLAIHRPEEITRLHAVLFGDPVRREAFHALSTGGLLGAGERAGERAASLLRRLAVDPSDAEADDVLGGLARLAGRRTLDDLRRVQRALDSTDEQKRHAVASIGPLKLLIERLDERETREEAISHLLPWLIGYEEGRST